In the [Clostridium] colinum genome, one interval contains:
- the rplL gene encoding 50S ribosomal protein L7/L12: protein MAKLTIEEFMAAIEELSVLELNELVKACEEKFGVSASAGVVVAAAGGGAAAEEKSEFDVELTEVPGDAKVKIIKVVRELTGLGLKEAKEIVDGAPKIVKEGVSKDDADNCKAKLEEVGAKVTLK, encoded by the coding sequence ATGGCTAAATTAACAATTGAAGAATTTATGGCTGCTATTGAAGAGCTTTCTGTTTTAGAACTTAACGAATTAGTTAAAGCTTGTGAAGAAAAATTTGGAGTATCTGCTTCTGCTGGTGTTGTAGTAGCTGCTGCTGGTGGCGGTGCTGCTGCTGAAGAAAAATCAGAATTTGATGTAGAATTAACTGAAGTTCCTGGTGATGCTAAAGTTAAAATCATCAAAGTTGTTAGAGAATTAACTGGTCTTGGTCTTAAAGAAGCTAAAGAAATCGTTGACGGTGCTCCTAAAATCGTTAAAGAAGGCGTTTCTAAAGATGATGCAGACAACTGCAAAGCTAAACTTGAAGAAGTTGGAGCTAAAGTTACTTTAAAATAA
- the rplJ gene encoding 50S ribosomal protein L10 produces the protein MAKVEQKQVIVNEIKEKLSKATSAVLVDARGLTVEQDTKLRKTLREAGVDYKVYKNTMMRFAIEGTEFESLGQHLEGPSTLAICYGAPTVAAGILNKFRQEAKALEFKAGVIEGTYYDTKGMEIIADIPSREVLLSRLLGSIQGPIGAFARVVKAIAEQKETA, from the coding sequence ATGGCTAAAGTAGAACAAAAACAAGTCATAGTTAATGAAATTAAAGAAAAGCTTTCTAAAGCTACTTCTGCAGTTTTAGTTGATGCTCGTGGTCTTACTGTTGAGCAAGACACTAAACTTAGAAAAACTTTAAGAGAAGCTGGTGTAGACTATAAAGTTTACAAAAATACTATGATGAGATTTGCTATTGAAGGTACAGAGTTTGAAAGCTTAGGCCAACATTTAGAAGGTCCTAGCACATTAGCTATTTGCTATGGTGCCCCAACAGTTGCTGCTGGTATCTTAAATAAATTTAGACAAGAAGCTAAAGCTTTAGAGTTTAAAGCAGGTGTTATTGAAGGTACTTACTATGACACAAAAGGTATGGAAATTATCGCAGATATTCCATCAAGAGAAGTTCTTCTTTCAAGACTTCTTGGCAGTATACAAGGTCCTATTGGAGCATTTGCTCGTGTGGTTAAAGCTATTGCTGAACAAAAAGAAACAGCTTAA